The window GTGAGCCGGTCCAGGGTGCTGTCTCCGGGGGTGGCATTGATCACGATGTCCGCGGTGCGGGCGGTGGTGGGGTGGTCGGCGTAGCGGATGGCGGTTCCCTCGGCGGGCGGCGTGCCCGTCTCGTGGCTGCTTTGACGGCGGCCGAGGGTGACGTGGTGTCCCGCGGCGGCGAGGCTGCGAGCGAGGTTGGTGCCGACGCGACCGGCGCCCAGAATGCCGATGCTGCTCATGTTGGGGTGCTCCTTGCGGACTCGGTGGGTGTAGGTGGGGCTGGTCAGATCGAGGACAGCACGTCGAGCGCGGCAGAGTGGATGCGGGGGGCGGCGGCCAGGAAGTCGCGGCTGGCCGTACTCCAGGGCTTACCGTCCAGGTCGGTGACGGTACCTCCGGCCTCGGTGACCAGCAGGGCGCCTGCGACGAGGCCGGAGCGGACGTCGGAGAACTGCCAGAAGGCGTCCATGCCTCCGGCGGCGACGTGGATGAGCTGCAGAGTGGCCGGGACGGAGACACGTACGACGAGGCCGGCGGTGAGCATGGCGGTGACCGATGCGCCGATCCTGCGGAAGGTTTCGGTGCTCTCACCGGGCCGGGCCTGTCCGGTGCCGATCAGGGCGGCACCCAGGTCGCTCTTGGCCGACACGGCCAGGGGACGGCCGTTGAGGTGGGCGCCGCCGCCGGCGGCGGCGGTGTAGGTGTCGCCGGTCAGCGGGAGGTGAACGACCGTGAGGACCGGCTGGTTGTCGCGCACCAGGGTGGCAGTGACGGCCCAGTCCGGCATGCCGTGGACGTGGTTGATGTTGCCCTCGGCCGGGTCGACGACCCACCACTCGCCCGGCGGGAGTGCCCCGCCGGCCAGCTCGTCCTCCGCCCACTGCGACCCTGGCCTCGCCTTCAGAAGCGGCTCACGCATCACGGCGAGGACCGCGTCGTCATTGGCGTGGATCTCGCCGACGACCTCCTCCAGACTCACGCCCCGGGCCTGGGTCGTGTAGCGCTCCCGCAGGCTGACTCCGGC of the Streptomyces aurantiacus genome contains:
- a CDS encoding inositol monophosphatase family protein: MTTAMPFDLDATFLSTVTDTVKVAGVSLRERYTTQARGVSLEEVVGEIHANDDAVLAVMREPLLKARPGSQWAEDELAGGALPPGEWWVVDPAEGNINHVHGMPDWAVTATLVRDNQPVLTVVHLPLTGDTYTAAAGGGAHLNGRPLAVSAKSDLGAALIGTGQARPGESTETFRRIGASVTAMLTAGLVVRVSVPATLQLIHVAAGGMDAFWQFSDVRSGLVAGALLVTEAGGTVTDLDGKPWSTASRDFLAAAPRIHSAALDVLSSI